CCTTAAGTGCGGctcactgctgtccctgcctgagCTAAGGTGAAATGTGTGTGTCTTTTCCTActtcttttccccaaactgGTAGATCTGTGCTGACAGCCCATCTGTCACTGAGAGATGCTCCAAGAGCATCAAGAGCAGATTTAAGGTCTGTGTTGCCTGAAAAAGATGCACATGTCACAAGCTTGTGGAAACAGCATAGTTTGGATTTGGCCACTGGAATGATCCCACCCAGCCATTCCTGGATCCATTCCTTCAGAAGACGTGAcctctggagaggagaggactgTGTCTCagtgtcccagctccagaggagagGTTGGGCTTTACCCCATCTGACTCCCTGATGTGAGCTTTCCAAGCTGTGTGGAGGCTGTTCCAGCAGAGCTACACAGGGTCATTCTCGCTTCTTCAGTGGGCTGGATGTGTCAGCAAGAGGGGCTCTTTCAAGGGACAGCAGATCAGGCCTGTTTGGATCTGTGGGACTTCTGGCTGGCCCCAGAGAGAATGGTAGCTGGAGACATGGTACATTGTCACCTGGACTCCTTTGTGGGACACTCAGGTGATCCCTGTCAGGACACTGAACTCAAAACCAGCTCACTTCACTCAGATCCTTCTCTGCAGGTTCCTTGGAGAGTCACCTGGTAGAGCTTTATCCTGCAGTCCTACACTTTGGGGAAAGGAAGCACTCAATGCTACAGCTCCATTTACCAGGACTTGCTGTACAAGAATTATGATGGGACAACTGAGTTACTGTGCTGAGAATTGACAAAGCTACACTGGGAACTTCTTTAGATCCCCTGTTTCCTCACCCTTTTTCTTATTTGGGGAAACTACTCCTGGATCATGGCATTGGTTTGACTCACATAGCATGGACACAAATCCCAGTGACTTAAGCAGCAGAGGGTACAGAAACAGGGAGATGGAGACAGGAACTCCCAAGTTTGTTTTTGGCCCTGTAGCCAGAGCATCATGGTGCCTCTGACCACCTTACCCCAGCCTTTGGAGAAAAGTCTGTGTGGCCTCTCTGAAAGCATATGTGTTGTTGTCTTCCATTGCTGCCATCATGTCACTGTCCTGTCATCTTCACACACCACCATCCATCCCCTCCAAGGTAGGAGACCACAGGTGCTCTTCCAGCAGCCTGCTGTTATCTCATTAGGCCCTCCTGAATCACAGACACCACCCAGCAAACACCAATTTCAGTTCCAGAGCTGGTTTCAGCAAAGACCCAACCCTTTACGACCTTTTGCTGCCCTGTCTTGATCTGGAgtattcttcttcttcttctgtctAATTCTGGCAAAAAGCTGTTCCCACAGGTGCCTGCTCCAGGTGCTCACAGGAAGCAGTATCACAATGCCAAACAGACAGGCAGGCTCACAAGCCTGTAGCCAAAACCTCACCTGTTTAAGTGCAGAGTTGCAAGTTGCTGGCACAAGAAACAATTCTCAAGGTATCAGAGACATCATGACTCTTCTCTGCCATCAACGATGGCCTTGCAGGAAAAATTTTGCTTCTGCAGGGAAAGTACCTAGTGCGACACACAGCCCTTGCTCTGCTGTGGCTCAGCATGCCTCAGACAGCACAAGATGGCTCTGCAGCAAGTGTAGATCTGACAGTGATGGGGATGCTGCTTCTGGTGTAGCAACCACTGCCCTTCACCTCATCAGTACTCCTTGGCAAATGCcagcctctgccccagcagcctggagaaggtCATTCTCAAAGCTGGGGTGTCatctccagctcagctgctgtcagcagccaTAGAGCAAGAGCCACTGGTGATCTCTCAGTATCACCTTGCTTTGATCACCAGCCTGGGCATAAAAATAACCAGATCTGGGTCCAGATCTCTCACAATGATCCCTTCAACACATAAAATAGGAGCAGCACTCAGGAGAAAACTGGTGGAGCGGTGATTGACAGCTGTAGCAAAGACAACTCAGTGTAGGAGACTGGCAAAGGACTACAGTCTGAGCTGGTCCCCACAAACCTCTCTCCACACgtccataagaaaaaaaacgCCTGTCCTGCTTTTGTTGCATTACCAAAAGTGACCTTGAAACCTGCTGCTGGGATTCCATTTCTATTGTAATGGCAGAATAGCTGCCATGCCACTCATGGCCAACCAAGAGGcatttccctggcagagcacagaggcCCCAGAGCAGAACAGGTCTCATTATGAAATTGTGGGTTTCTAATTAATACCCATTTGTCTGCAAGCTGATCTGCTTGACCACATGCCAGCCCCAGAATTTCATCTTCTTCCCTGAGGACAGGGCTTGGCAGTCGCCAGGACCCACAGTCCCAGGCCCTACTGCCTGCTGCTGATCACCAGGTCTCACACAGCCCAGGAAATCACTCTCCACACCTCTGCACACTTATCCTGCAATTAGCACTTGTTCATGCAAATGGGCCGAGTCAGTTCATTAACTCTCCTCTGCAATCTATCAATGGATGGATGGCCTTTCCAGGCCTGGGAATGTGAACGAAAACTACCCTGCTACTCCATGTACTGCCTGGCAGGataccattttttatttttcatataaatttcaatcaaaatctttctgcttctccaaTGACACGAGTCAGACATACCTTCCCCAGCGCTGTTAGAGCCAAGCACAGAGGGACCAGCAGCTTTCAGGTGTGCAACCATACAGAGAGCAGAGAATGCCTGCTCAACTTTAGCACATGGGAGAGGGTCTCTCTGAGCCAGCCAGGGCACGGTCCTCACACAGCTGTGGCTTAGTGAGGACAGTGAGGACACTCTGTGGCCTTTGCTGcactggctgctggtggcaggacCAGTCCCACTCACTGGGGCCATCTGGAagctctcagagctgctggaaaaaagtGCCACCGGAGGCCCTTGTGAGCCACAGGCTGGGTCAGGTTACCGACAGAAGGACAGGGAACAGAAAGACAGCGAGGTCTCCGGGAGGAACAAGGAGCTCTCCTGCAGTGGCAGATATACAGACAGGGGTCTTAGGGAGGAACAAGGAGTACCTTCTGCTGTGGCAGAAATACAGATCGGGGTCTTGAGGAGGAACAACGAGCACTCTTACTATGGCAGAAATACAGACTGGGGTCTTGGGAAGGAACAAGGTGCACCCCTGCTATGACAGAAACACAGATCAGGGTCTTGTGACTCCGTCCTGAGAGCAGGATGCCAGCACATGGGCTGTGAGAACAGCCTGATCCCACCCTGCATCCTGTTGCACACAGACTGACATATGGGTGACATGCAGAAAACACGGGTAGGCATGGTGCCATTCAACATTAGGGTGCTTCTCAGCTATTTCCATTTCCTAGGGGCAGCCACACACCCCAGGAtgtgtgacacacacacacaccctccaGCACCCCAATTCTAGACCTGGTGGCCCAGGtgtcctccccagcacaccatGGTGAGGTATAgctgttagggacacaaaagaaccACACTCAGGTTGAGaggtgagcagagaaagaagggcAGTTTGTTATTTACAGATTTGGGGTTGAAATAATATTTGGGATTTGATCAAGGACTGGGAGATGAgaggaacacctctctgaccccagcGGTCAATCCAGTAGTCCATCACAGACTGGAATGGAAACAATCttctttgtttatgttacatGGGTGGGAAAGCTCCAGCAGAGCTAGAAACAATCATCAGAAGGCTAAAGAATCAAGGCAACAGTGAGATGCTGCCAGGAGGGcgcagggagctgtgcctgcagcgTGCAGGGGATCCAGTGGCTGGAAACCAGCCAAGCAGGTGATCAGGACCCACAGCCAGGGCCGTGTCCACCTGCCCCATGTCTCACTGCCCAAAGTACACCCAGAGCGTGGGCTGGAAGGTCCAGCACTGCCCAAACATTCCCTTGGCCCAGGCCAAGGGCAGGCGACACTGAGGAGGACAagtctcctgctgcctcagccccacATGCCCCTCATGGCTGGCTGTGCTTGTCACAGCCTGCGCCCGgccaccaccacctccctcAGGGAACGGGCCCAGCAAGGTGATGTTTtatacagaatcacagaaccagtCGGGTTCTAAAAGGCCTCTGAAACCGAGCCCAACCTGTGACccaacaccaccttgtcaactagaccGTGGCACTAAGCACGATGTCTGGTGTTTCCTTAAAGACCTCCAGAAACAGTGTCTCCATTGCCTCcttgggcagcctcttccaaagTCTGATGGTGGCAGTCGTGCGGGCACGAGGTGGGAAGTGTGACCGAGGCAGGAATTGTGACCGAGGCGGGAATTGTGACCGACGTGGGAATTGTGACCGAGGTGGGAATTGTGACCGAGGCAGGAATTGTGGCTGAGGCGGGAATTGCAACTGAGGCGGGAATTGTGACCGAGGCGGAAAGTGTGGCCAAGGCGGGAATTGTGACCGACGTGGGAATTGTGACCGACGTGGGAATTGTGACCGAGGCGGGAATTGTGACCGAGGCGGGAATTGTGACCGAGGCGGAAAGCGTGGCCAAGGCTGGAACTGTGACCGACGTGGGAATTGTGACCGAGGCGGGTATTGTGACCGAGGCGGGAATTGTGACCGAGGCGGGAATTGTGACCGAGGCGGGAGCAGCCGCCATGGCCGGCCGGTCCCTCAGGGCTGCCCGGGGACAAGGTGCCGGTATTACCGGTGTTAGAAActcccaaaacacagccacaaAAGTTCCGAAAGGAGACATCGTTTAACCTGCGCCTAGTATAAGCTGGAGCTTTCCACAAATCAAGCACACCAAGGAGTAAAAAGCTGTATCTTATGTGCAGTAAGAGTCACACAAACCTGCCTATTTAACACATATCCTCCGCCTActtaatacatatttatttcGGTGACGTGCCCTTGCTCAATGCttgaaacacagaattttttccttcattaagCAGCTCCTACTGTAGAAGTTATCTGACGACATCAGTTAATTTTACAAAAGATGAGAAACTTCAGCCCGGAGACACACAGTTACAGCGGAAGGCGGCAGAGGGGAGGCGGCGAGAGGCGCCGCCGCGGCCCCAAGATGGCGGCGCCGTGAGGGGGAGCGGGCGGCGCTGCTCTTGAAGCTTTATTGTTCCCGCTGTCGGTGTACCCGCCGTGCCCGCCGCCCCAATAAAGGCAAACCACGGCGGGGCCGGCCGCTTGGTACCTGGAGGTCGCGGCTTGGCTCCCCCGTTACCCCGTCCGGCTGTCCCGGGTCCAGCCGCCCCTCAGTACCCCGCCTCGGTGCCAGACCCGCGCCGGGGATGGGGCGCTTCACCCGGAGCCGGGACCGGTGGGTGCTTCCCTCACCCACACGGAGGGAACAGCCCCTACGAAGCCTCTCAGGCGGATGAGGAGGTTGAGTGGGGCTGAAGGATGCCTCTGCCTTCAGCCTGGCCGGGAGCGGGGACCCCCACCTATGTTAAATCGAAGTCAGCCTTCTAGGTGCTCCTCGGGTGTCCAAAATACGCAGTCTCTCTCATTTCAAACATTCCTCGTGTTCCCTCTGCCATCGCTGCCTTGGGGCAGGGAGCTTTCCTTTTGTAACCTATACATAAAAGATGTTTCCTCTGAAATGTTGTGCCTACCAGCAAGCCTAAGCCTGTCTGCTGGGTTCCATTGACCCTCCAAAGGTGTTACATTAGCTGTGCGTtagggctgtgctcctgcttgGGCAGCTGTGACCCTCCAGGAAGTTTTTTAAAGATAGGCATGGAAGGGGTTTATCTTGTGCTTTGGTCACAGGACATTCCTCTCCTTGCTTTGGACCACTAATCACATCTGTTCTTTGAGATGATCCATCAAGACTGAcccagcaagagaaaaataaactttttttggttggttttttttttttttttttttttttttttccactacaCCAGAAAATGAGCAAGCTCATTTGGTTTCCTTTGTGATCTCCAGCTCAGCTGatctgctgcagggcagcagggcgAAGAGCGCctcggggctgtccctgtccccaggccaggTGAGCTGTGGTGGGTCCTGGTCAGGGACCTCCTTCCTGCAGAGGGACAAGCTGCAGTGAGGTGAGGCTCCGGGGGCATTTTGCTCTCCTGTGCTGGTCAGGAAGGCTGACACACCTGATTTATGCACCAGACATGACATAAAGCAACAGAGTTCTGCAGGGTTTTGGTTAAGATATGCCCAAGTATCTTGTATTTGAGGAGGAATTTGGGTTGACACCCTGATGGTGCAGGAACAGCCTCTTGGAGTATGAACCAGAACAGAAGTCCTTTCCCAGCCTCCATGCCATACTCATTCTTGTTTCCTCTCTCCAGTATATTTTAACTGCCCAGACATACCACTTAAAGAAGGTGCCAAAAATGTCGCTGTTGTCCCTCAAAAAGCAACTCAGCAGTTACAAAATTCTTCCAGGAGATGGAGGAAGCATATTGGCTTTCTGGGGCAAACTCTACTTGGCTTTCACAATGCTGCatcttcctctgctgttttaGGGCAGCTGCATTCATATTTGAAGAGCTGTTAAAAGTCCTTTTTTCTTAATGGAGTTTTGGGGCTGAGGAGGTGCCTCTCTGACAGCCTGATGCAGGAGGTGACAGTGGTGGAAGTCCAGATGTCTTGACAGACTCAACTCCCAGTAATTCTGTGTACTTTTTAAGACGTCTGAGGGAATCAGACCCGTTTTGGGGTGACCATGGCAGAGAAGTGTCATTTTAAAGTTCTTTGCATCAGGGTACCTTAGGGTTGTGTAGAGCCATGTCTGCCCTTGGCTATGGGAACAAAAGGCTCCTGTACTTTTGCTGATGCAAAATGGGTCACAAAACCTGGTCAAAATattgtagggtttttttgtttgttggtttgtgggttgttttttttttttctttttttttaacaagttaCTAAGAAATTGCAACACACCAGCCTCTGTGATGTAAGCCTACCTGACAAAAAGCAGTTCAGacactcagcttttcttttttaaggctCTTAAGGAAATCTGCAAAATATAATTAGCATTTTGGTGTTCTTGGGCACAGTGATCCGTGGCTGAGCAGTGACTGGACCAAACTTTGGCAGTTTCTTTGGGTTCGTGCAGGTTTTCCACTGCATGATTTTGCTTGCTATTTGGGGCAGCTCTTGGTTTGAAGAAAACTTGCCATTAGGAATTGTAGCagagctgtttgtttttcaatctattgtatttttattcagaacATCAGTGCAGACAGACAGCCAAAATGTGTGGGGTTTGAGTGgtgttttctgctgcctttaGAGACTGTGGAGCGCTGAATTTAGTGAAAGTGTTGcttattttcctctgttatCAGTCTGCACTGATGCTCTGAACTGCAACAAAACAGATTGAAAAACAAATTGGTGTGTGCTGGTTCCTTGTGCTGGATTTCACATTATCCTCTGGGCAAactgcctgctctgccccttTGGAGCACCCCAGAGACAAGTAATGGCCCCTCAACATCTTCCAGCACTTCAAAggctgaattattttttgtggGAGAGGTAAGAAAATTGAATTGCAATCCTTGATTTTCTGGCTTTCCAATAACCCTCAGCGTAAGATCATCACCTTGGTAACAAGAAAACAGGAAACTGGTAAACAGGCACAGAAAGTATTCAGATTGTGATTTAAGGCTGTCACTGCTCTTAACTCCCCAAAGCTAAAAACAGAACATTGCCCCTCACTCAGAGGCCACTGTCATGCCCAAGGGATTGCAGGGCTGAGGAACACGAGTGATTTATCCCAGCTTTCTGTCCTGCTTCGTTCACTGATTTCCATGAGGATTGTGAAATGAGCCTTTGATTGAGTGCAAttgggctgggatggggtgAGCTCCTctcacagagcagggagccTTCCTGGGCTGGCAACCACACCTCCTGCAATGACCACCTTGGATTTTAGCTCTCcaagcagagagctgagtgtAGGGAACAGGAGGGTTGTGGGGTGCTCCTGTGAACCCCTCTGATCAGCTCCAACAGAAGTGGCGTTAACTGAGGACAGAAAAGTTGGATTCTTCCATCTGCTTATCTCTTTCtgtccccctttttttcccccctgcctTTTTAGTTTTAGCTTTTTAGAGCTTGTATAGGACTTCCTTTCTTCTAGTTATGCACTGGGTGTGCAAGGTGATTTTATACAGCTTCATTATCCATGTGAGCACTGCAAGTTCCCTGTCTCTGcatggctgcagcagagcagtaGGCTCTGTCAGCACTCAACGCTGCTGAAGTATCAGTTACCTCCTCTCAGACAGAGATTCCCAGTTCTGCCCAGTCTCCCAGCCAAATCTCCTGAAAGTCATCTAGAGGATGGCTGGGAGACATAGTCACACAAACTCGGGTGAGAAATGAGATGTAATTTAACTGTGTGGGGGTGGAAGGTCCTCCACCTAAAAATCAGTTATCATGACTGGGCTCCTTACTGGTAGAGACTTTAAGCCAAACCCAAGTTACTGAGCCTGGAAATCTGGGAGGCAGTGATGGATGAGGAATCAGATTGCTGCTGGTGGTCCCTTCTGGCTCTAGGCTTTGAATAAAAGCCTGAAGTGTCCTCTGAGTAGAGTGCAATTGCCTTGAGGCTGGTCTTGGCCAACACCCCCTGTTATAAAGGCCTGTTCTCTTTGGCAGTACTGGATGTTTTGGGTCCctataattaaagaaataaaatgtatttaaacaaATATGTCGATGCTAATTACTCAGGTCACATTTTCCAGTGCTCTGAGTTGCTGTAATGAAGAAGGGGACATGCTGGTAGGCTGCTTAGAGCTTCACTGTTTTGAGCTCTCATGAGCAAATATGTCTTCTATATTCCTGCCAGGAAAGAGGGAGCAGAcggtgctgctgcttcctccagctTGCTGTGGTGCAAGCAATAGATCTCATGCAGGAGGCTATTCATGGCAGAGTGAGCAGATGTCTCTAGCAGGACATGGATATTTCCTTCTTATCCTTTTGTAGGAAGAGCCATAGCTATTATTATTTAACCAGCAGACCCAATTTCAACTCTCATACTGGAAGTCCTTCAGCTCCAGGGGAAGAGTGGATGGACTAAAACTGCTATTACATGGAGTCTGGCCAAAGATTCAGGTCTGTCTGTTCTCTCACGACCAGCAGCAACTCTGCTGATGGCAGCTTGGTTCCTTGGATTTAAAATAGTGtaggagagcagagcctgtgggTTGGATCG
The Sylvia atricapilla isolate bSylAtr1 chromosome 22, bSylAtr1.pri, whole genome shotgun sequence genome window above contains:
- the LOC136370904 gene encoding paraneoplastic antigen Ma6E-like yields the protein MQKTRSCGHEVGSVTEAGIVTEAGIVTDVGIVTEVGIVTEAGIVAEAGIATEAGIVTEAESVAKAGIVTDVGIVTDVGIVTEAGIVTEAGIVTEAESVAKAGTVTDVGIVTEAGIVTEAGIVTEAGIVTEAGAAAMAGRSLRAARGQGAGITGVRNSQNTATKVPKGDIV